Within Sorangiineae bacterium MSr11367, the genomic segment TTGCCCATCCGCCGCCCTTTCTTCAAGGCCGCGACGAGCTTCTTCAACCCCTTCGCGATATCGCTCCACGATGGCATGGGAAATCCGCCCACGAGCACGTTGGGCACCCCGAGCATCACGACACCAATGCAGGGCGGCGCGCCTGGGTCCTTCCCCATGAGTGCCCCCATCGCCATTTGCACCAGGCTCATGGCCGTGTCCGCACCCATCATCGCCGCGCCAAGCGCAGCCCCCGCGGCTTCCGCCGCGGCCGATTGGGCCTCCGCCGCCGACGCCGCGCCATCCGCAGCGGCATCGGCCGCGTCATCGGCACTCACCGCTTGCCCCACCGAGCCCGCGAGGCCCATGCCCATGGCCACGAACGGGGCCGCTTTCTGCGCGACGCTCATCGCCTTCTTCAATTTCGACATGGCCGCTGCAGCCGCGGGGGGCGGCGCCGGCATGCACTGGCGCGTCAGATCGAGCATGCGCGCGGCGCGCGAGCCGCCGATGAAGACTTTGCTCGAGCCCGTGAAAATCTCGAACACCGGGGCGACGGATCCGCACGTTGGCCCAAGCCCGTAATCGCCCGAGCGAGCCGCAGGCAGCCCGCCGATGAGCACCGTGGGGCACGCGGTGAGGATCGCTCCGAGCGCGGGAAGAGGAACCGGCATCGCGGGCGGATGAGTATGGGTGTGCGGGATCCCCAGGACCGGCATGCCCATGACTGCAGCGGGAAACGATGGAAGAATCTTCGCAAGCGGATCGGTCAGCCTTGCGAACGCGTTGTCCAGAAAGGCCGTTGGCGCCTGAGCGAGTCCCATGACGCCGTTGACCACCGCCGAAGCCTTGTCGAGCGTGCTCGCGTTCGGGTTGCTCAGACTTTGAAAGGGCTGTGCGCTCTGATTGACGATGTCGGCGACCGCGTTGGTCACGGCATTTCCGGACTCCGCCTGCATGAGCGGCGGCGGCGGTTGCCACTGCGGCGGTCCTGCTTGTCCTTCACCATTTCCGGGCTGAGTCATTGGCGTTCCTTTCTACCACCGTCACCGGCTCGGTCATACCGGCGCCGAGAGACGCTGCCGCACCTCGCGCAATTCACGCTCGTAGTTGGCCGCGACATCGCGGTAGCCGCCCTGCGCCGATACGTCACGCAGCCGCTCGAGTACGCTCGACAGGCGCTGATGGTAGAAGAAGCTTCGTGCCGCCACGGCGGCCGCAGTCCACGCCTCGACCGCCCCACGCAGATCGCCGAGCGACGCGTGCGCCACGCCGCACTTCTCGAGCAAGTCTGCGCGCGCGTAGCTGTTTCCAATCTTCTCTGCAGCATTCGCGCCGATACCGTAACTCTTCGCCGCCTCGGGAAATGCGCGCATCTGCATGTCGACATCGCCAAGCGACGCTGCAATTTGCATGATCAGGGCAAGCGATTTCGCATCCGAGGCGAGATCCAACGCCTGAAGGAATTTGTCACGCGCCGCGGGAAACCGAGCTACGCGCATCAGGATGTCGCCCACGGCATGGGTGACGAGCGCTTTCATCTCGGTCAATTGGTACTGCTCGTAATAGAGATAGAGCTGACCAAATTTCTGAAGCGCCGCATCGTATCGCCCCATGGCCACGTCGAACGTGGCACATTGCAAAAAGGCATTGATGCGGATGGCGGGCGGCAGCTCGGTATTCTCGGCTTGCTGCGCGGTCGCGTCGGCAATGGCAGCGACGGTGAGGCGTGTATTGTACAT encodes:
- a CDS encoding PAAR domain-containing protein, which gives rise to MTQPGNGEGQAGPPQWQPPPPLMQAESGNAVTNAVADIVNQSAQPFQSLSNPNASTLDKASAVVNGVMGLAQAPTAFLDNAFARLTDPLAKILPSFPAAVMGMPVLGIPHTHTHPPAMPVPLPALGAILTACPTVLIGGLPAARSGDYGLGPTCGSVAPVFEIFTGSSKVFIGGSRAARMLDLTRQCMPAPPPAAAAAMSKLKKAMSVAQKAAPFVAMGMGLAGSVGQAVSADDAADAAADGAASAAEAQSAAAEAAGAALGAAMMGADTAMSLVQMAMGALMGKDPGAPPCIGVVMLGVPNVLVGGFPMPSWSDIAKGLKKLVAALKKGRRMGKEQGKAFCFRCM